The bacterium genome includes a window with the following:
- a CDS encoding histidinol-phosphatase HisJ family protein, with protein sequence MNAKERQPRLPVDHHVHTPLCGHAEGAPRAYVTAADGLAGIGFNDHLPFLEPSMADAALAMSWDDLPVYIDGIQRLKAKSPTPVLLGVEADYFPGQEARLEAVLAALPLDYVYGSVHWVGDWPFDHTQGLARYEGADITALYRDYYALVVRMARSGLFDAWAHPDLPKKFGYSPEEPVQDAEDAALAAVAAGGMVLEVNTSGLRKRVGEIYPSLELLRRARDLGVPVTFGSDAHAPYEVGHEFERAVALAKEGGYRSYVTFLRRERIRLPLP encoded by the coding sequence GTGAACGCTAAGGAGCGACAGCCCCGTCTTCCCGTGGACCATCACGTGCATACGCCGTTATGCGGCCATGCCGAAGGCGCCCCCCGGGCCTACGTCACCGCGGCCGACGGCCTGGCGGGCATAGGCTTCAACGACCACCTGCCGTTCCTCGAGCCGAGTATGGCCGACGCCGCGCTGGCTATGTCGTGGGACGATTTGCCGGTTTACATCGACGGAATCCAGCGTCTTAAAGCTAAATCGCCCACGCCGGTGTTGTTGGGGGTCGAGGCCGACTATTTCCCGGGTCAAGAGGCGCGGCTCGAGGCGGTGCTCGCGGCGCTGCCGTTGGACTACGTTTACGGCTCCGTCCATTGGGTGGGGGATTGGCCTTTCGACCATACGCAAGGTTTGGCGCGTTACGAGGGGGCCGATATAACCGCGTTATACCGCGATTATTACGCGCTGGTAGTCAGGATGGCCCGGTCGGGCCTTTTCGACGCGTGGGCGCATCCCGATTTGCCGAAGAAATTCGGTTATTCGCCGGAGGAGCCGGTGCAAGACGCGGAAGACGCCGCGTTGGCGGCGGTCGCCGCCGGCGGTATGGTCTTGGAGGTGAATACCTCCGGCTTACGGAAGCGGGTGGGCGAAATTTACCCTTCGCTCGAGTTGTTGCGGCGCGCGCGCGACCTCGGCGTTCCGGTAACGTTCGGCTCCGACGCACACGCCCCGTACGAGGTGGGGCACGAATTCGAGCGGGCGGTGGCGCTGGCGAAGGAGGGCGGGTACCGTTCCTACGTAACTTTCTTGCGCCGGGAGAGGATTCGCCTACCGTTACCCTGA
- a CDS encoding pyridoxine 5'-phosphate synthase has product MRLGVNIDHVATLRQARGTFEPDPVAAAYAAERGGAAHITIHLREDRRHIQDRDLEILSRTVATGIDLEMAATEEMVAVALKYRPKFVTLVPERREELTTEGGLDVAAGRGRLADVVAELGKGGVPVSTFVEPAEEQLAASREVGATTVEIHTGSYANAAASDRPARREEIAAAARVAASLGLRVSAGHGLTYYNVKPVAAIPELEELNIGHSIAARAMFVGLEEATRQMLALMRQGRVGFE; this is encoded by the coding sequence ATGCGTTTGGGAGTCAACATCGACCACGTCGCGACGCTGCGCCAGGCGAGGGGTACTTTTGAACCTGATCCGGTGGCCGCGGCGTACGCCGCCGAACGGGGCGGCGCCGCCCATATCACGATACACCTCCGCGAGGACCGGCGCCATATCCAAGACCGGGACCTCGAAATACTAAGCCGGACGGTGGCCACCGGCATCGACCTCGAGATGGCGGCGACCGAAGAGATGGTCGCCGTGGCGTTGAAGTATAGGCCGAAGTTCGTAACGCTCGTGCCGGAACGGCGCGAGGAGCTCACTACGGAAGGGGGCCTCGACGTCGCCGCAGGCCGCGGGCGTTTGGCCGACGTAGTCGCCGAACTCGGCAAGGGCGGCGTCCCGGTAAGTACGTTCGTGGAGCCGGCGGAGGAACAACTCGCGGCCTCGCGGGAAGTGGGGGCTACGACGGTGGAGATACACACCGGCTCGTACGCCAACGCCGCCGCGTCCGACAGACCCGCGCGGCGGGAGGAAATCGCGGCGGCGGCGCGCGTCGCCGCGTCACTCGGCCTCCGCGTCAGCGCCGGCCACGGCCTTACCTATTACAACGTCAAGCCGGTGGCGGCGATACCCGAGCTCGAGGAGCTCAACATAGGACACAGCATCGCAGCGCGGGCGATGTTCGTCGGCCTGGAAGAGGCCACGAGGCAAATGCTGGCGTTGATGCGGCAAGGCCGCGTGGGGTTCGAATGA
- a CDS encoding CvpA family protein produces the protein MRGINWVDAALAVIVAVNCVLGVKRGIFREFFNLAGIVLGLFAGFRLYEALGWNIGGWLDARPAVANLAAFVVIFCVIAFGSSWLGHLLHKGAKRLFVGWFDRLAGGAFGFARGLIFASVAALVFALFPFFPKLERDLNTSLLGPHIVKVAPAIYGAVMTKVRGKDHKGLDIKQLVDEYLQEEESPEEETEAPGENDEGEKPE, from the coding sequence ATGCGCGGTATTAACTGGGTGGACGCCGCGTTGGCGGTGATCGTCGCGGTTAATTGCGTCTTGGGTGTAAAGAGGGGAATCTTCCGGGAGTTTTTCAATTTAGCGGGCATCGTGCTCGGCCTTTTCGCCGGTTTCAGGTTGTACGAGGCGTTGGGTTGGAATATCGGGGGTTGGTTGGACGCCCGGCCGGCGGTAGCTAATTTGGCGGCTTTCGTCGTGATATTTTGCGTCATCGCCTTCGGCTCGAGCTGGCTCGGCCACCTTCTCCACAAGGGCGCCAAGAGACTCTTCGTAGGTTGGTTCGACCGACTGGCGGGGGGGGCGTTCGGCTTCGCCCGGGGGTTGATCTTCGCCAGCGTCGCGGCGTTGGTCTTCGCGTTATTTCCGTTCTTCCCCAAGTTGGAGCGGGACCTGAACACCAGCTTGCTCGGGCCACACATCGTGAAAGTCGCGCCGGCGATTTACGGCGCCGTTATGACGAAGGTACGCGGAAAAGACCACAAGGGTTTGGATATTAAACAGTTGGTCGACGAATATCTGCAGGAAGAGGAAAGCCCCGAGGAAGAGACGGAAGCTCCCGGCGAAAACGACGAGGGGGAGAAACCGGAGTGA
- a CDS encoding NADH-quinone oxidoreductase subunit N, with amino-acid sequence MEYDWLSLLPHLILAGGAVLLVAASAASRRFAGAVAPYFTVAVAAATAVAALVLWREPAVSWFGALTVDPFFVIFAVIFCAALALVALLSARYAPLEGSDRPEYYALLIMVTCAVSFMASATNLVLIYVAIEFSSILSYVLVGYIRGDRFSAEAGLKYFLYGAAASAVMLLGFGLLYGMTGATDLAAIARSLPRVEWAFGSWGYLTFLAPVTGAAATLPPEFVFLAFALILVGLGYKISAVPFHMWAPDAYQGAPTPIAAFLSVASKASGFAVILRLVLTLHAPLDMVYGGWTKYLAALAVASMVFGVLVGIVQKDVRRLLAYSSIAHAGFALLGVVADTHLGFASVLVYLALYAAMNIGAFGTVAVIGHVTGGYDLKDYAGMGKRHPILAAALAVFLLALAGIPPLAGFFAKFYILAALIARDYIFLAVVAILASVVALFMYARVLKPMYFGKAEGEDMRRVSPAAAVALLICFIFTVLLGVWPQPLVAWAKAAVVPLLPRI; translated from the coding sequence ATGGAATACGACTGGCTTAGCCTCTTACCTCATTTGATACTCGCCGGCGGCGCGGTATTGCTGGTGGCGGCGAGCGCGGCCTCGCGGCGGTTCGCCGGCGCCGTGGCGCCCTATTTCACGGTCGCCGTCGCCGCGGCCACGGCCGTCGCGGCGCTGGTGCTGTGGCGCGAGCCGGCGGTTTCGTGGTTCGGCGCGCTTACCGTCGACCCGTTCTTCGTTATATTCGCGGTCATCTTCTGCGCGGCGCTCGCGCTCGTGGCGCTGTTGTCGGCGCGTTACGCTCCGCTCGAGGGCAGCGACCGGCCCGAGTACTACGCCCTCCTCATAATGGTGACGTGCGCCGTATCGTTTATGGCGTCGGCCACCAACCTCGTCCTCATCTACGTCGCGATCGAGTTCTCCAGCATACTCTCGTACGTTCTGGTCGGGTATATCCGCGGCGACCGGTTCTCGGCCGAGGCCGGCCTGAAGTACTTCCTCTACGGCGCGGCCGCCTCCGCCGTGATGCTCTTGGGCTTCGGCCTCCTCTACGGTATGACCGGCGCCACCGACCTGGCCGCTATCGCCCGGAGTTTACCGCGGGTGGAATGGGCGTTCGGGTCGTGGGGCTACCTGACGTTCCTCGCCCCGGTGACCGGAGCCGCGGCGACGCTGCCGCCCGAGTTCGTATTCCTGGCGTTCGCCCTGATTCTTGTAGGCCTGGGTTATAAAATCTCGGCCGTTCCCTTCCATATGTGGGCGCCGGACGCGTACCAGGGCGCGCCCACGCCCATCGCGGCGTTCCTGTCGGTCGCGTCCAAGGCGTCGGGGTTCGCCGTAATCCTACGGCTCGTTCTGACGCTGCACGCGCCGCTGGACATGGTTTACGGCGGCTGGACCAAGTACCTGGCGGCGCTGGCGGTGGCGTCGATGGTCTTCGGCGTCCTGGTCGGCATCGTCCAGAAGGACGTGCGGCGGCTGCTGGCCTATTCGTCGATCGCTCACGCCGGCTTCGCGTTGTTGGGCGTCGTCGCCGATACCCACCTCGGCTTCGCGTCGGTCCTCGTATATCTTGCGTTGTACGCGGCGATGAACATCGGCGCTTTTGGGACGGTGGCCGTTATAGGCCACGTTACGGGCGGCTATGACTTGAAGGATTACGCCGGTATGGGGAAGCGGCACCCCATCCTCGCCGCGGCCCTCGCGGTCTTCCTGCTCGCGCTCGCCGGTATCCCGCCGCTGGCCGGCTTTTTCGCCAAATTCTATATATTGGCGGCGTTGATCGCGCGGGATTATATTTTCCTCGCCGTGGTCGCGATTTTGGCCAGCGTCGTCGCGCTTTTCATGTACGCGCGCGTGCTAAAGCCGATGTACTTCGGCAAGGCGGAGGGCGAGGACATGCGGCGGGTTTCGCCGGCCGCGGCGGTGGCTCTCCTCATATGTTTCATCTTTACGGTACTCCTCGGCGTTTGGCCGCAGCCACTGGTAGCGTGGGCTAAGGCCGCGGTGGTACCCCTTTTACCGCGAATATAA
- a CDS encoding M23 family metallopeptidase, translating into MIGSHSSGRVRSVHLSRRIITALAVFSCSLAVSAGGVAVTLYYNYRAMDHAVRPTFERNRRLTGENRHLGGELGRRDEVISDLSFRLQKERDDYALRLEELDAALKKLDKFYTDLRIMAGFKLDAKSAKKLSAGGPTISEAEYFDALYKLDEERFGTEARRHERTLRTFCVGCEKEFLVLRRLLERRKSLLADVPDMPPVKGIITSYFGARRWRGRIHGGLDIAAPAGTPIGAPAEGVVVVAGPYPYYGNVIFLDHGGGFSTRYGHLAKADVKVGDRVERGDVIGKVGATGLATGNHLHYEVRINNVPVDPYNYLSAKLPVHIVDGSKLKVVEIPDDADLLIPDEVFEEYEKKASAEAAKVPVKAVREEAEPNK; encoded by the coding sequence ATGATAGGTTCGCATTCGTCGGGGCGCGTACGGTCGGTCCATTTATCACGGCGTATTATTACCGCGCTGGCCGTATTCTCGTGCAGCCTCGCCGTAAGCGCGGGCGGCGTCGCGGTGACGTTGTATTACAACTACCGCGCGATGGACCACGCCGTCCGGCCTACGTTCGAACGGAACCGCCGGTTGACGGGCGAGAACCGTCATCTCGGCGGCGAGCTCGGCCGGCGGGACGAGGTCATATCCGATTTGAGCTTCCGACTCCAAAAGGAACGCGACGACTACGCGCTCCGGTTGGAGGAGCTCGACGCGGCTTTGAAAAAGCTCGATAAGTTCTACACCGACCTCAGGATAATGGCGGGATTTAAGTTAGACGCTAAATCGGCGAAGAAGCTCAGCGCCGGGGGGCCGACGATAAGCGAGGCCGAGTATTTCGACGCGCTCTACAAACTGGACGAGGAACGCTTCGGAACCGAAGCGCGGCGGCACGAGCGAACGCTGCGCACCTTTTGCGTAGGTTGCGAAAAGGAGTTTCTGGTCCTGCGGCGCTTGCTGGAACGCCGCAAATCCCTCTTGGCGGACGTTCCCGATATGCCGCCGGTGAAGGGTATTATAACGTCGTACTTCGGCGCGCGGCGTTGGCGAGGCCGCATCCACGGCGGGTTGGACATCGCGGCGCCCGCCGGTACGCCGATAGGCGCTCCGGCCGAGGGCGTAGTGGTGGTCGCGGGCCCGTATCCGTACTACGGAAACGTCATCTTCCTCGACCACGGCGGCGGGTTTTCGACGCGTTACGGCCACCTGGCCAAAGCGGACGTCAAGGTCGGCGACCGCGTCGAACGCGGGGACGTAATAGGCAAAGTTGGCGCCACGGGCCTGGCTACCGGCAACCACCTCCACTACGAGGTACGCATTAATAACGTGCCGGTCGACCCGTACAACTACCTCAGCGCCAAATTGCCGGTTCACATCGTCGACGGCAGCAAACTAAAGGTGGTCGAGATTCCCGACGACGCCGACCTACTTATCCCGGACGAGGTTTTCGAAGAGTACGAGAAGAAAGCCTCGGCGGAGGCGGCGAAAGTTCCCGTTAAAGCAGTTCGCGAAGAAGCGGAGCCGAATAAATGA
- the acpS gene encoding holo-ACP synthase: MTAIIGIGADLIEVRRVARAYERFGGRFLERLFTPEEREYCMARVDYACALAGRFAAKEAVVKALSPTALTGLAYRDVVVRADGNRPTVELSGVAAALAAERGVEKVMVTISHEKGYAMAVAVALGK, encoded by the coding sequence ATGACGGCGATAATCGGCATCGGCGCCGATTTGATAGAGGTGAGGCGCGTCGCGCGAGCGTACGAGCGTTTCGGCGGCCGTTTTCTGGAGCGTCTCTTTACGCCCGAGGAGAGGGAGTACTGTATGGCGCGCGTCGACTACGCGTGCGCGCTGGCGGGCAGGTTCGCGGCCAAGGAGGCGGTAGTCAAGGCCCTCTCGCCGACGGCGCTCACCGGGCTCGCTTACCGCGACGTCGTCGTCAGGGCCGACGGCAATCGGCCCACGGTCGAACTTAGCGGCGTAGCCGCGGCGCTCGCCGCCGAGCGCGGCGTAGAAAAAGTCATGGTTACTATAAGCCACGAGAAGGGTTACGCGATGGCGGTCGCGGTAGCGCTCGGGAAATGA
- the nuoL gene encoding NADH-quinone oxidoreductase subunit L, with protein MVWLASIINFAPLLGFLIAVLWGRRMGEPKAAIAPVAALGVSFAAAIALFVRILLGHGGDFSYTWFQVGDFTLHVGFQLDRFGGVMALVVATVSFMIHIYSTGYMAGDKLYGRYFAYLNLFSAAMLGLVLANNFLQAFIFWELVGLTSYLLIGFWFEKPEAANAGMKAFITTRLGDVGLLVGIILIFTLTGTFHFGTVFGLLEYGALAPAMVTAIALLIFAGAVGKSAQIPLHVWLPDAMEGPTPVSALIHAATMVAAGVYLVARSFPIFVAAAGASEVVAYVGATTALMAATIAVVQIDIKRVLAYSTISQLGYMMLALGCGSQAAGIFHLYTHAFFKALLFLGAGAVIHACHTNDMREMGGLGRRMKWTAATFVLAALALAGVPPFSGFFSKDEILAAVVDHGGWYLAFAAFFTVFLTAFYMFRAIFITFGGKAGEKAERAHEAPWNMLGPMVFLCIFSVAAGWVGIPGVTKGFAWLAGFHVYGGHHGVNVGAAGASLALAAGGIALAWALYRLKVYPVEKIYRAFRPVAFVLERKYFFDDVYGFLFVKGTVFVARLWGLFDNYVIDGAVNGTAWLTVLWSKFKGWFDLAVVDGAVNFTGWITQAFGKIFRRVQTGYVQEYLIVLACGVVAILVAVIVIL; from the coding sequence ATGGTCTGGTTAGCGTCGATAATTAATTTCGCGCCTCTGCTGGGCTTCCTCATCGCCGTCCTGTGGGGTAGGCGGATGGGCGAGCCCAAGGCCGCGATCGCGCCGGTCGCGGCGCTGGGCGTCTCGTTCGCCGCCGCGATAGCGCTATTCGTCCGCATCCTGCTGGGCCACGGCGGCGACTTCTCCTATACCTGGTTCCAGGTGGGCGACTTCACGCTGCACGTCGGCTTCCAGCTCGACCGCTTCGGCGGCGTAATGGCCCTCGTCGTCGCGACCGTCTCGTTCATGATCCACATTTACTCGACCGGCTACATGGCCGGCGACAAGCTCTACGGCCGCTACTTCGCGTACCTGAACCTCTTCTCGGCGGCGATGCTCGGGTTGGTTTTGGCCAACAACTTCCTGCAGGCGTTCATCTTCTGGGAACTGGTCGGCCTTACGTCTTACCTCTTAATCGGTTTCTGGTTCGAGAAGCCGGAAGCGGCCAACGCCGGAATGAAGGCGTTCATAACGACGAGGCTGGGAGACGTCGGCCTGTTGGTGGGCATTATACTCATCTTCACGCTGACCGGGACGTTCCACTTCGGGACCGTCTTCGGCCTCCTCGAGTACGGCGCGCTGGCGCCGGCGATGGTAACCGCCATCGCGCTCCTCATCTTCGCGGGCGCGGTGGGTAAGTCGGCGCAGATTCCGCTGCACGTCTGGCTCCCGGACGCGATGGAGGGCCCGACGCCGGTCAGCGCCCTGATCCACGCCGCGACGATGGTGGCCGCGGGCGTCTACCTCGTCGCGCGCTCGTTCCCGATATTCGTCGCCGCCGCGGGCGCCTCGGAGGTCGTGGCGTACGTGGGGGCGACCACGGCCCTCATGGCCGCGACCATAGCCGTAGTCCAGATCGACATCAAGCGCGTGCTGGCGTATTCCACCATAAGCCAACTCGGCTATATGATGCTCGCGCTGGGGTGCGGCAGCCAGGCCGCGGGTATATTCCACCTCTACACGCACGCGTTCTTCAAGGCGCTGCTGTTTTTGGGCGCCGGCGCCGTCATCCACGCGTGTCACACCAACGACATGCGCGAGATGGGCGGCCTGGGCCGCCGGATGAAGTGGACCGCGGCCACGTTCGTGCTGGCGGCGCTCGCGCTGGCGGGCGTGCCGCCGTTCTCGGGCTTCTTCTCCAAGGATGAGATCCTGGCGGCGGTCGTCGACCACGGCGGCTGGTACCTGGCCTTCGCCGCCTTCTTCACCGTCTTCCTGACGGCGTTCTACATGTTCCGCGCCATATTCATAACCTTCGGTGGCAAGGCGGGCGAAAAGGCGGAGCGCGCCCACGAAGCGCCCTGGAATATGCTGGGGCCGATGGTGTTCCTCTGCATATTCTCGGTGGCGGCCGGATGGGTCGGGATACCGGGGGTAACGAAGGGCTTCGCCTGGTTGGCCGGCTTCCACGTGTACGGCGGGCACCACGGCGTCAACGTCGGCGCCGCGGGTGCGTCGCTCGCGCTGGCGGCGGGCGGCATCGCGCTCGCTTGGGCTTTGTACAGGTTGAAGGTGTACCCGGTCGAAAAGATCTACCGGGCCTTCCGGCCGGTAGCGTTCGTGCTCGAGCGTAAATACTTCTTCGACGACGTGTACGGCTTTTTGTTCGTCAAGGGGACCGTGTTCGTCGCGCGGCTGTGGGGCCTGTTCGACAATTACGTGATCGACGGCGCCGTTAACGGCACCGCCTGGCTCACGGTCCTGTGGTCGAAGTTCAAGGGTTGGTTCGACCTCGCCGTCGTCGACGGCGCGGTTAACTTCACGGGCTGGATTACGCAGGCCTTCGGTAAAATTTTCCGCCGCGTCCAGACGGGCTACGTCCAGGAATATTTAATCGTCCTGGCGTGCGGCGTCGTCGCGATACTGGTCGCGGTAATCGTTATTCTTTAG
- a CDS encoding NADH-quinone oxidoreductase subunit M, translating to MAMAFPILTATVFTPVVGMVVVLLLPERWVTGIRAVGVAFTAVAMGFSAWALAVFDPGITGAMQLEELHRWIPSVNVFYHLGIDGLSIPLFILTTLLSFLAAIASFSIKERVKEYYALYLLLVAGMLGVFVSLDLFLFYVFWEVMLVPMYFLIGMWGGERREYAAIKFFLYTLLGSVIMLLGILALYFTAQPHTFDMLELMRQQGTFLRTFQIVVFLAFFVGFAIKVPVFPFHTWLPDAHVEAPTAISVLLAGVLLKMGGYGLLRVSFPILPQGAHWFAWPLAILGVINIVYGSLVAMAQKDLKKLIAYSSVGHMGFVLLGAAAMTPTGLNGAVMQMFCHGIITGALFLLVGVLYDRAHVRDIDAFSGLAVRVPVYVGIMSFTMFASLGLPGLAGFVAEFLSLAGAFPVFPVLVIISGAGIVITAAYFLWTIRRMFLGKLMPRWENLPDINFRELVTVVPLMILMVLIGVYPSVLIKLMNPALTELSRVMMALK from the coding sequence ATGGCGATGGCGTTTCCTATTTTAACAGCAACCGTCTTTACGCCGGTGGTGGGGATGGTGGTGGTCTTGCTCCTGCCCGAGCGGTGGGTGACCGGCATCCGGGCCGTCGGCGTTGCGTTCACCGCCGTCGCGATGGGTTTCTCGGCGTGGGCGCTCGCCGTATTCGACCCGGGTATCACCGGCGCGATGCAGCTCGAGGAATTGCACCGCTGGATTCCTTCGGTAAATGTTTTCTATCATCTCGGCATCGACGGCCTCTCGATACCGTTGTTTATTCTTACGACGCTGTTGTCGTTTTTAGCCGCCATCGCCTCTTTCTCCATAAAGGAACGGGTCAAGGAATATTACGCGCTGTATTTATTGCTCGTAGCCGGGATGTTGGGCGTCTTCGTCTCGCTAGACCTCTTCCTGTTCTACGTCTTCTGGGAAGTCATGCTGGTGCCGATGTACTTCCTCATCGGCATGTGGGGGGGCGAAAGGCGCGAATACGCCGCCATAAAGTTCTTCCTCTACACGTTGTTGGGAAGCGTGATAATGCTCTTGGGGATATTGGCGCTGTACTTCACCGCCCAGCCCCATACCTTCGACATGCTCGAGCTCATGCGGCAGCAGGGGACCTTCCTGCGGACGTTCCAGATCGTCGTTTTCCTGGCGTTCTTCGTGGGCTTCGCGATAAAGGTGCCGGTCTTCCCGTTCCATACGTGGTTGCCCGACGCCCACGTCGAGGCGCCCACGGCGATATCGGTATTGCTGGCGGGCGTGCTGTTGAAGATGGGCGGGTACGGCTTGCTCCGCGTCTCGTTCCCCATCCTGCCGCAGGGCGCCCACTGGTTCGCCTGGCCGCTGGCGATACTGGGCGTGATTAACATCGTTTACGGCTCGCTGGTCGCGATGGCGCAGAAGGACCTCAAGAAGCTCATCGCGTACTCGTCGGTGGGCCACATGGGGTTCGTGCTGCTGGGCGCCGCGGCTATGACGCCGACGGGCCTCAACGGCGCCGTGATGCAGATGTTCTGCCACGGCATCATAACGGGCGCGTTGTTCCTCTTGGTGGGCGTCCTCTACGACCGCGCCCACGTCCGCGACATCGACGCCTTCTCGGGCCTCGCCGTCCGCGTGCCGGTGTACGTCGGCATAATGTCCTTTACGATGTTCGCTTCTCTCGGGTTGCCCGGCCTCGCCGGTTTCGTAGCGGAATTCTTGTCGCTCGCCGGGGCCTTCCCGGTATTCCCGGTGCTGGTCATCATCTCGGGCGCCGGCATAGTCATAACCGCGGCGTACTTCCTGTGGACCATACGGCGTATGTTCCTGGGGAAATTAATGCCGCGGTGGGAGAATTTACCCGACATCAACTTCCGCGAACTCGTGACGGTGGTGCCGCTCATGATACTCATGGTTCTCATAGGTGTCTATCCGTCGGTTTTGATTAAATTAATGAACCCGGCGCTCACCGAGCTCTCGCGGGTTATGATGGCCCTCAAGTAG
- a CDS encoding bifunctional hydroxymethylpyrimidine kinase/phosphomethylpyrimidine kinase, translating to MKAKVALTIGGLDPSGGAGITADVVTFSVIGVYGAAVATAITYQNTRGVSGFWAVGERDLKAQLDAVLDDVDVAAVKLGMLASDRLAYELGPYLSKFKDGGVPVVFDPVMKAGAGQPLYEGVPEKAFADVILPQVSLATPNSFELAYLVDDEPAQNHGELRTQVRVFHGRYGLSVLATGGHVGSKADVVDILFTGAEMREYRRARVEGPIHGTGCLVAAAVTAYLAFNADVLEAFERGEEYVSAAVTGAVTPGKGASVPGRTAAVFGDAERWRVYNNLLRAVNVFEAASGTYKLIPEVGTNIAYAIPDARSVDEVCAVSGRVARVGAAVRACGTPAFGASRHMARAVLAAMKHDASARAAMNVRFGDDVLAACSELNYRGAGFDRAREPADIAGDEGRTVEWGVDEAVAGVGIVPPIIFDRGAVGKEPMVRIFGRDAMEVVRRAVAISRRL from the coding sequence ATGAAGGCTAAAGTGGCGTTGACTATAGGAGGGCTCGACCCTTCGGGCGGCGCCGGCATAACCGCGGACGTCGTTACTTTTTCGGTTATCGGCGTGTACGGCGCCGCGGTCGCGACGGCTATCACGTACCAAAATACGCGCGGCGTCTCCGGATTTTGGGCCGTCGGCGAGCGCGACCTGAAGGCGCAGTTGGACGCGGTGTTGGACGACGTCGACGTAGCCGCGGTGAAACTCGGCATGTTGGCGTCCGACCGCTTGGCGTACGAGTTAGGGCCGTACTTGTCCAAGTTCAAGGACGGCGGCGTCCCGGTGGTATTCGACCCCGTAATGAAGGCCGGTGCGGGTCAGCCGTTATACGAGGGCGTACCGGAGAAGGCGTTTGCGGACGTCATCCTGCCGCAGGTATCGTTGGCGACGCCCAACAGCTTCGAACTCGCTTACCTCGTGGACGACGAGCCGGCGCAAAATCACGGCGAGCTGCGGACGCAGGTGCGGGTGTTCCACGGACGGTACGGCCTGTCGGTCCTGGCCACCGGCGGCCACGTGGGGAGCAAAGCCGACGTAGTGGATATTCTCTTTACGGGCGCGGAGATGCGCGAGTACCGCCGGGCCCGGGTGGAGGGGCCCATCCACGGGACCGGTTGTCTGGTCGCGGCCGCAGTAACGGCCTATTTGGCGTTCAACGCCGACGTCCTGGAGGCCTTCGAACGCGGGGAGGAATACGTAAGCGCCGCGGTGACGGGCGCGGTCACCCCCGGGAAGGGCGCCTCGGTACCCGGTCGGACGGCCGCGGTGTTCGGCGACGCCGAGCGGTGGCGCGTATACAACAATTTGCTCCGCGCGGTCAACGTCTTCGAGGCGGCCAGCGGGACGTACAAGTTGATACCGGAGGTCGGGACCAATATCGCGTACGCAATACCGGACGCGCGTTCGGTGGATGAGGTGTGCGCGGTGTCGGGGCGGGTCGCGCGGGTGGGCGCCGCCGTACGCGCGTGCGGGACGCCGGCGTTCGGCGCGAGCCGCCATATGGCGCGCGCGGTGCTCGCGGCGATGAAGCACGACGCGTCGGCTCGAGCCGCTATGAACGTCCGTTTCGGCGACGACGTACTCGCCGCGTGCTCGGAGCTCAATTACCGCGGGGCGGGTTTCGACCGGGCCCGGGAACCGGCCGATATAGCGGGCGACGAGGGGCGGACGGTCGAGTGGGGCGTCGACGAGGCCGTGGCGGGAGTCGGTATAGTCCCCCCGATTATTTTCGACCGGGGCGCCGTAGGTAAAGAACCTATGGTTCGCATATTCGGCCGGGACGCGATGGAAGTCGTCCGGAGGGCGGTCGCGATATCCCGGCGCCTCTGA